A single genomic interval of Gemmatimonas aurantiaca harbors:
- a CDS encoding adenylyl-sulfate kinase, whose translation MVIWIMGMSGSGKSTLGRAVVDAWRTRGSRVVHVDGDEIRRLLALDAGDAPYTIDGRRLVAERITALCEWLDGQGVDVVCSTMSIFPDLRAGNRTRFSHYLEVYLRAPMEALIRRDSKGLYGSALRGERAYVVGVDIPFPEPESPDLLFDTGGDAFDLEARVQEVLGHLPVT comes from the coding sequence ATGGTCATCTGGATCATGGGAATGTCGGGAAGCGGGAAGTCGACGCTCGGACGCGCCGTGGTCGACGCCTGGCGCACGCGTGGCAGTCGCGTCGTGCATGTGGATGGCGACGAGATCCGACGGCTGCTGGCGCTCGATGCCGGTGATGCACCGTATACGATCGACGGACGGCGGCTGGTGGCCGAACGCATCACGGCCCTGTGTGAGTGGCTGGATGGACAGGGCGTGGATGTGGTCTGCTCCACCATGTCCATCTTCCCCGATCTGCGCGCCGGCAATCGCACGCGATTCAGCCACTATCTCGAGGTCTACCTGCGCGCACCGATGGAGGCCCTGATCCGTCGCGACAGCAAGGGACTCTACGGATCCGCGCTGCGTGGCGAGCGGGCGTACGTCGTGGGAGTCGATATCCCGTTTCCCGAACCGGAGTCGCCCGACCTGCTGTTCGATACAGGTGGGGACGCCTTCGATCTCGAGGCACGTGTGCAGGAAGTGCTCGGCCATCTTCCCGTCACCTGA